Proteins found in one Palaemon carinicauda isolate YSFRI2023 unplaced genomic scaffold, ASM3689809v2 scaffold3646, whole genome shotgun sequence genomic segment:
- the LOC137636715 gene encoding uncharacterized protein, with product MDPFSISDFSSKPSVHYLRNHRMRKDDWLAIAVNYDISVKKVWRKSQIKNFVINALVEEETLPEEAYDLLDEEGSQLTLKQLELQYAREKEERDRHERRERDESEQVIDVVKASKMIQLFDEADPDEFFMLFERLALNLKWPKRLWPVILQPSLKGKARTVFLSLTSSESNDYDFTKDSILKAYELTAEYYRLKFRRCKKFDSHSYIEYSHNLVKLHDKWYTAASVTTLDKYRELILLEQFIRGVPIDVQRYLFEREVTTLQRAAVLAENYSLIRPHQHSQRQSKKSPGNVSEEKKSSGSYSKSLSKVRCYKCNQLGHMKARCPSNYKEGKSESSGSNMAIREVQQEIPVSHCDRLDNEFAPFKFDGVVSVSDDLGRSVPVRIVRDTCSSNSLIVKGKVPGLEKTFTSDRLVVRSLGGLVTVPLCRLYLHCGLLARYVTVGVVDELPIRGVDFLMGNDLAGGKVVPSPIVVDTPLEVSPVEDPVLYPSCVVQRSRSLAVVKVPRERGTDVTKDVNVSTTSGTLGKDAVGTVDVDINIDSLFQTDSFGGNVKEKGSVLETKFGLKTGNVVLVNTVNSVENEINSSNVFDYSDNLFDMKCSDIIKAQQEDLSLQSIYSEVVAEDQINTEPVCYYLRNGLLMRKFRSLHTPASSIWEIKNQIVIPASLRQKVLHMAHNVSSSHLGIRKTLSAVLQLFYWPESQGALERFHQTLKDALTKYCREHQTDWDEGLPFVLYAIRNTRQESLGYSPAELLYGRKVRGPLEILYDMWSDQTKEVTLGDYAKNLQGKLESSRKFAHDNLSIAQDKMKLNFDNKAKTRSFRPGESVLMLVPIRKTFENRYEGPYTVMSRNKDNYVISTPGKRKSEKMVHINLLKKFETQCDNVSLICKSTVEDNVKLSEIDFPDRSKCIPLNNTLALNNIDCKLNHLSSQQASDLKKLLELFPEICGDVPTQTSLVDYQLELKPGTEPQKSAPYRVSPQKRAILKKETDFLLQHGFAEPSISPWASPCVLVEKPDGSYRLCTDFRRLNEVTVSDSYPLPRVDDLIDQVSNAVYVSKIDLLRGYYQVPLADNTKPLTAFTTPDGLYQYTVLPFGLKNAPAVFQRLMDQVISNMPGIRVYLDDIVVFSDTWLEHLSMLKDLLGRLRQACLTINLIKSDFGHAKLQYLGYVIGSGEVSPVAAKVDAITKLSCPRSRREVRKFLGMVGYYRRFCKNFSEVVAPLTDLTSSKRKFFWTPVCEEAFRRAKDFLTSSPVLKAPDFGSPFAVEVDASDRGIGAVLLQKGPGDMQHPVAYMSKKLKNHQRNYSTIEKEALALLTALEHFEVYLSGSPAPILVFTDHEPLKFVGRMRTKNKRLMKWWLSLQQFDLKIQHIRGQDNLRADILSRCNN from the exons ATGGATCCTTTCAGCATTAGTGATTTTTCCAGTAAACCAAGTGTGCATTATTTGCGTAATCATCGTATGAGAAAGGATGACTGGTTGGCTATAGCAGTGAACTATGACATTTCTGTTAAAAAGGTGTGGAGGAAATCTCAGATTAAGAATTTTGTTATAAATGCTTTGGTTGAGGAGGAGACTTTGCCTGAGGAAGCTTATGATTTATTAGATGAAGAGGGATCCCAGTTAACTCTCAAGCAGTTAGAATTACAGTATGCTcgtgaaaaagaggagagagatagacatgagaggagagagc GCGATGAAAGTGAACAGGTAATTGATGTTGTTAAGGCTTCTAAAATgattcagttgtttgatgaagcGGATCCAGATGAGTTCTTTATGCTTTTTGAAAGACTTGCGCTTAATTTGAAGTGGCCTAAGCGTTTATGGCCCGTAATCTTGCAGCCGTCATTAAAGGGTAAAGCTAGAACAGTTTTCTTGTCGTTAACATCTAGTGAGAGTAATGATTACGACTTTACTAAAGATAGTATCCTGAAAGCTTATGAGCTTACGGCTGAGTATTATCGTCTCAAGTTTCGAAGATGTAAGAAGTTTGATTcgcattcatatattgaatattcacATAATCTTGTTAAATTACATGATAAATGGTATACAGCAGCAAGTGTCACTACCTTAGATAAATATAGGGAGCTCATTTTACTTGAACAGTTCATTAGAGGTGTTCCTATTGATGTTCAGAGATACTTATTTGAGCGTGAGGTTACAACTTTACAAAGAGCAGCTGTGTTAGCTGAGAATTACAGTTTAATTAGACCACATCAACATAGTCAAAGACAATCCAAGAAATCTCCAGGTAATGTATCAGAGGAGAAGAAATCCTCTGGCTCATACAGTAAAAGTCTGTCTAAGGTTAGGTGTTACAAGTGTAACCAGCTTGGTCACATGAAGGCAAGATGTCCTAGTAATTATAAGGAGGGGAAGAGCGAATCTTCGGGATCAAATATGGCAATTAGGGAGGTCCAGCAGGAAATTCCTGTTTCTCATTGTGATAGGTTAGATAATGAGTTTGCTCCTTTCAAGTTTGATGGGGTGGTGTCAGTGTCAGATGACCTAGGTAGAAGTGTGCCTGTTAGGATAGTACGGGACACTTGTTCTTCTAATAGTCTAATTGTAAAAGGAAAGGTTCCTGGATTAGAAAAGACTTTTACATCCGATAGACTGGTTGTTAGAAGTTTGGGTGGACTGGTAACAGTTCCTTTGTGTAGGTTATATCTGCATTGTGGTTTATTAGCTCGTTATGTCACAGTTGGGGTGGTGGATGAATTGCCCATTCGAGGTGTTGATTTTCTTATGGGGAACGACTTGGCAGGAGGGAAGGTTGTACCTAGTCCCATAGTTGTTGACACTCCATTAGAGGTAAGCCCCGTGGAAGATCCAGTATTGTATCCTTCTTGTGTTGTACAGCGCAGCAGAAGTCTGGCTGTGGTAAAAGTCCCACGAGAGCGTGGGACAGATGTGACCAAGGACGTCAATGTAAGTACTACGTCAGGTACTTTAGGAAAAGATGCTGTTGGTACAGTTGAcgtagatatcaatattgatagtttATTCCAAACTGATAGTTTTGGAGGTAATGTAAAAGAGAAAGGAAGTGTGCTAGAAACTAAGTTTGGTTTGAAGACTGGTAACGTAGTATTGGTAAATACTGTAAACTcagttgaaaatgaaattaattcaagtaatgtttttgattactctgataatctttttgatatgaaatgTTCTGACATTATAAAAGCTCAACAGGAAGATTTGTCTTTGCAGTCTATTTACAGTGAAGTTGTTGCAGAAGACCAGATCAATACGGAGCCAGTATGCTATTACCTGAGGAATGGACTACTGATGAGGAAGTTCAGATCTTTGCATACTCCGGCAAGTTCAATTTGGGAAATCAAGAATCAGATTGTCATTCCAGCGAGCCTAAGGCAAAAAGTATTACACATGGCACATAATGTATCTTCTTCAcacttaggaataaggaagactttgagtgcagttcttcaactcttttactggcctg agagtcaaggAGCCCTGGAACGGTTCCATCAGACGTTGAAGGATGCCCTTACAAAGTACTGTCGGGAACATCAGACAGACTGGGATGAAGGATTACCATTCGTGTTGTATGCCATCCGCAACACTCGACAAGAAAGTCTTGGATATTCTCCAGCCGAGTTGTTATATGGAAGGAAAGTGAGAGGTCCTTTGGAGATACTTTATGACATGTGGTCAGATCAGACGAAAGAGGTAACATTAGGAGATTATGCTAAGAACTTACAAGGTAAGCTAGAGAGCTCTCGTAAATTTGCACATGACAATTTAAGCATAGCTCAAgataagatgaaattaaattttgataataaggctaagacacgaagttttaggccaggtgaatctgttttaatgctagtacccataaggaaaacatttgaaaatagatatgaaggtcCTTATACAGTGATGAGCAGAAACAAGGATAATTATGTCATCTCTACTCCgggaaagagaaaaagcgagaAGATGGTGCATATAAACCTACTAAAAAAGTTTGAGACCCAATGTGACAATGTCAGCTTGATTTGCAAGTCAACTGTGGAAGATAATGTGAAGCTTAGTGAAATAGATTTTCCAGATCGAAGTAAATGCATACCTCTAAATAATACACTTGCATTAAATAACATTGACTGTAAACTTAATCATCTCTCATCTCAACAGGCTAGTGACTTGAAAAAGTTATTGGAACTTTTTCCAGAGATCTGTGGAGATGTGCCTACCCAGACATCATTGGTAGATTATCAGCTAGAGCTTAAACCAGGTACAGAACCTCAGAAGAGTGCCCCATATAGAGTTTCCCCTCAAAAGAGAGCCATACTAAAGAAGGAAACTGACTTTTTGCTGCAACATGGTTTTGCGGAGCCAAGTATTAGTCCTTGGGCATCGCCATGTGTTTTAGTTGAAAAACCAGATGGCTCCTATAGACTCTGCACTGACTTCAGAAGACTAAATGAGGTAACTGTTTCGGATTCTTATCCATTACCAAGGGTGGATGACCTCATAGATCAGGTAAGCAATGCTGTATATGTTTCAAAGATTGATTTATTACGGGGTTATTATCAAGTCCCATTAGCGGATAACACGAAACCCCTGACAGCATTTACTACTCCAGATGGACTATATCAATATACAGTCCTTCCATTTGGACTTAAGAATGCTCCTGcagtttttcaaagattaatgGATCAAGTAATCAGCAATATGCCTGGTATTAGAGTGTATCTTGACGACATTGTTGTATTTTCAGATACTTGGCTGGAACATCTTTCTATGCTAAAGGATTTACTTGGCAGGTTGAGACAGGCTTGTTTGACAATTAACTTAATCAAGAGTGATTTCGGCCATGCAAAGCTGCAATACCTTGGATATGTGATTGGCAGCGGTGAGGTATCCCCAGTAGCAGCCAAAGTAGACGCCATCACCAAGCTAAGCTGCCCAAGATCCAGACGTGAAGTAAGAAAATTCCTTGGGATGGTAGGCTACTATAGgaggttttgtaaaaacttctctgaAGTAGTAGCCCCATTAACTGACTTAACCAGCAGCAAGAGGAAGTTCTTTTGGACACCAGTTTGTGAGGAAGCCTTTCGACGAGCCAAAGATTTCCTAACCAGTAGCCCTGTCCTGAAGGCTCCTGATTTTGGCTCTCCCTTTGCCGTCGAGGTCGACGCTAGTGACCGTGGAATAGGCGCTGTACTCTTGCAAAAAGGGCCAGGTGACATGCAGCATCCTGTTGCTTACATGTCAAAGAAACTAAAGAATCATCAGCGAAATTACTCCACAATCGAAAAGGAAGCACTTGCTCTTTTGACTGCATTGGAGCACTTCGAAGTTTATCTTTCTGGCAGTCCTGCTCCCATATTAGTCTTCACAGATCATGAGCCACTAAAGTTTGTAGGCCGGATGAGAACCAAAAACAAAAGgctcatgaagtggtggttatctTTGCAGCAGTTTGATCTAAAGATCCAGCACATCCGTGGACAGGATAACCTTCGAGCAGACATTTTATCACGCTGTAATAACTAA